One genomic segment of Tripterygium wilfordii isolate XIE 37 chromosome 9, ASM1340144v1, whole genome shotgun sequence includes these proteins:
- the LOC120006633 gene encoding uncharacterized protein LOC120006633 isoform X1, producing the protein MADIISSSSKAESSHVSASSNFFEVNPNQRLTSALLNEFNYLPWSRAILLALGGRSKLEFIDENSVAPDANSGEYKAWIANDKLVMTWLLNSMELHLAEIFSFSESSADLWKAVKEMYGNQNNAARVFQLQKDIASLQQEGKPFVQFLGSLKSMWNELSIYRPHTTDSAVLLKRAEEDKIFQLLASLSPDYEDLRSRILMNSELPSLANVCSTISREEVRRKVMNVNVKSDFSEARAYVSNHRRSEEKGNKGRRPELKCTHCNNIGHTMDRCWILHPELKPKFARDNKSAQKRFQSSGYKANHVTASSTDGLSKFTSSPITLINEFASYLQAKQGEIDKNENESSSAMLSRFAGFLAENKNVSNEDKPGYSHQEDDW; encoded by the exons ATGGCAGATATTATCTCGTCCAGTTCAAAGGCAGAAAGTTCTCATGTCTCTgcatcatcaaatttttttgaagttaatcCCAATCAGCGTTTGACTTCAGCCCTCTTGAATGAATTCAACTACCTTCCTTGGTCAAGGGCTATTTTATtggctcttggtggaagatcaaaGCTTGAATTTATCGATGAGAATAGCGTTGCTCCTGATGCCAATTCAGGAGAATATAAAGCTTGGATCGCAAATGACAAATTGGTCATGACTTGGCTGCTTAACTCTATGGAACTCCATCTTGCTGAGATTTTTAGTTTTTCAGAGTCCTCTGCAGATCTATGGAAAGCCGTTAAAGAGATGTACGGGAACCAGAATAATGCTGCGCGCGTGTTTCAACTCCAGAAAGATATTGCAAGTCTTCAGCAAGAAGGTaaaccttttgtgcaatttcttggTAGTTTGAAAAGTATGTGGAATGAATTATCCATTTATCGTCCACATACAACTGATTCCGCCGTTCTGTTAAAACGGGCTGAAGAGGATAAAATTTTTCAACTTTTGGCTAGTCTTTCTCCTGACTATGAAGATCTACGTAGTCGCATACTCATGAATTCAGAACTACCCTCCCTTGCAAATGTATGTTCAACTATTTCTAGAGAAGAAGTTCGTAGAAAAGTTATGAACGTAAATGTTAAATCTGATTTTTCTGAGGCCCGGGCCTATGTATCCAACCATAGACGAtctgaagaaaaaggaaataaggGTAGGAGACCCGAATTGAAGTGCACTCACTGTAACAATATCGGTCATACCATGGATCGATGTTGGATTCTTCATCCTGAATTAAAGCCAAAATTTGCAAGAGACAACAAGAGTGCACAGAAACGTTTCCAATCGTCAGGCTACAAGGCTAATCATGTGACAGCTTCATCCACGGATGGGCTCTCAAAGTTTACTTCTAGCCCGATCACGCTCATCAATGAATTCGCCTCTTATCTTCAAGCAAAACAAGGTGAGATTGATAAGAATGAGAATGAAAGTTCATCAGCTATGCTTAGCCGATTTGCGGGTTTTCTTGCTGAAAATAAGAATGTCTCAAATGAAGACAAACCAG GATATAGTCACCAAGAGGACGATTGGTGA
- the LOC120006633 gene encoding uncharacterized protein LOC120006633 isoform X2: MADIISSSSKAESSHVSASSNFFEVNPNQRLTSALLNEFNYLPWSRAILLALGGRSKLEFIDENSVAPDANSGEYKAWIANDKLVMTWLLNSMELHLAEIFSFSESSADLWKAVKEMYGNQNNAARVFQLQKDIASLQQEGKPFVQFLGSLKSMWNELSIYRPHTTDSAVLLKRAEEDKIFQLLASLSPDYEDLRSRILMNSELPSLANVCSTISREEVRRKVMNVNVKSDFSEARAYVSNHRRSEEKGNKGRRPELKCTHCNNIGHTMDRCWILHPELKPKFARDNKSAQKRFQSSGYKANHVTASSTDGLSKFTSSPITLINEFASYLQAKQGYSHQEDDW; encoded by the exons ATGGCAGATATTATCTCGTCCAGTTCAAAGGCAGAAAGTTCTCATGTCTCTgcatcatcaaatttttttgaagttaatcCCAATCAGCGTTTGACTTCAGCCCTCTTGAATGAATTCAACTACCTTCCTTGGTCAAGGGCTATTTTATtggctcttggtggaagatcaaaGCTTGAATTTATCGATGAGAATAGCGTTGCTCCTGATGCCAATTCAGGAGAATATAAAGCTTGGATCGCAAATGACAAATTGGTCATGACTTGGCTGCTTAACTCTATGGAACTCCATCTTGCTGAGATTTTTAGTTTTTCAGAGTCCTCTGCAGATCTATGGAAAGCCGTTAAAGAGATGTACGGGAACCAGAATAATGCTGCGCGCGTGTTTCAACTCCAGAAAGATATTGCAAGTCTTCAGCAAGAAGGTaaaccttttgtgcaatttcttggTAGTTTGAAAAGTATGTGGAATGAATTATCCATTTATCGTCCACATACAACTGATTCCGCCGTTCTGTTAAAACGGGCTGAAGAGGATAAAATTTTTCAACTTTTGGCTAGTCTTTCTCCTGACTATGAAGATCTACGTAGTCGCATACTCATGAATTCAGAACTACCCTCCCTTGCAAATGTATGTTCAACTATTTCTAGAGAAGAAGTTCGTAGAAAAGTTATGAACGTAAATGTTAAATCTGATTTTTCTGAGGCCCGGGCCTATGTATCCAACCATAGACGAtctgaagaaaaaggaaataaggGTAGGAGACCCGAATTGAAGTGCACTCACTGTAACAATATCGGTCATACCATGGATCGATGTTGGATTCTTCATCCTGAATTAAAGCCAAAATTTGCAAGAGACAACAAGAGTGCACAGAAACGTTTCCAATCGTCAGGCTACAAGGCTAATCATGTGACAGCTTCATCCACGGATGGGCTCTCAAAGTTTACTTCTAGCCCGATCACGCTCATCAATGAATTCGCCTCTTATCTTCAAGCAAAACAAG GATATAGTCACCAAGAGGACGATTGGTGA